In one Pseudomonas hydrolytica genomic region, the following are encoded:
- a CDS encoding NADH:flavin oxidoreductase, giving the protein MSAPVQALFAPFRLGNLELPTRVVMAPMTRSFSPGGVPNAKVVEYYRRRAAAGVGLIITEGTTVGHTAANGYPNVPRFHGEDALAGWKQVVDAVHAEGGKIVPQLWHVGNVRRLGTEPDASVPGYGPMEKLKDGQVVVHGMTQADIDEVIAAFAQAARDAKAIGMDGVEIHGAHGYLIDQFFWEGSNQRSDQYGGDLAARSRFAIELIQAVRAAVGPDFPIILRFSQWKQQDYSARLVQTPEQLEAFLKPLSEAGVDIFHCSTRRFWEPEFEGSDLNLAGWTRKLTGKPTITVGSVGLDGEFLQFMVKTDKVAEPASIENLLERLNKEEFDLVAVGRALLVDPDWALKVREGREQDILPFSRDALMQLH; this is encoded by the coding sequence ATGAGCGCCCCCGTACAAGCCCTGTTCGCCCCCTTCCGCCTCGGCAACCTGGAGCTGCCGACCCGTGTGGTCATGGCGCCCATGACCCGTTCCTTCTCGCCGGGTGGCGTCCCCAATGCCAAGGTCGTCGAGTACTACCGCCGTCGTGCGGCGGCGGGCGTGGGCCTGATCATCACCGAAGGCACCACGGTCGGGCACACGGCCGCCAACGGCTACCCGAACGTACCGCGTTTCCATGGCGAAGATGCCCTGGCCGGCTGGAAGCAGGTGGTCGATGCGGTGCATGCCGAAGGCGGCAAGATCGTTCCGCAGCTGTGGCACGTGGGTAACGTGCGCCGCCTGGGCACCGAGCCGGATGCCAGCGTGCCCGGTTATGGCCCGATGGAAAAACTCAAGGACGGTCAGGTGGTGGTGCACGGCATGACCCAGGCCGATATCGATGAGGTGATCGCCGCCTTCGCCCAGGCCGCACGCGACGCCAAGGCCATCGGCATGGACGGCGTGGAGATCCACGGCGCCCACGGCTACCTGATCGACCAGTTCTTCTGGGAAGGCAGCAACCAGCGCAGCGATCAGTACGGCGGTGACCTGGCGGCCCGTTCGCGTTTCGCCATCGAGCTGATCCAGGCGGTGCGCGCGGCGGTCGGCCCGGACTTCCCGATCATCCTGCGCTTCTCGCAGTGGAAGCAGCAGGACTACAGCGCGCGTCTGGTACAGACCCCGGAGCAGCTGGAAGCCTTCCTCAAGCCGCTGTCCGAGGCCGGCGTGGACATCTTCCACTGCTCGACCCGCCGTTTCTGGGAGCCGGAATTCGAGGGCAGCGACCTCAACCTCGCCGGCTGGACGCGCAAGCTCACCGGCAAGCCGACCATCACCGTCGGCAGTGTCGGCCTGGATGGCGAGTTTCTGCAGTTCATGGTCAAGACCGACAAGGTGGCCGAGCCTGCCAGCATCGAGAATCTGCTCGAGCGCCTGAACAAGGAAGAGTTCGACCTGGTCGCCGTGGGCCGCGCGCTGCTGGTCGACCCGGACTGGGCGCTGAAGGTGCGTGAGGGGCGTGAGCAGGACATTCTGCCGTTCAGCCGCGATGCACTGATGCAACTGCATTGA
- a CDS encoding glycosyltransferase family 4 protein — MDAPTLHIALISETFPPEINGVANTLGRLVDGLRSRGHRVQLIRPRQAHDSAPQPDPELLLTRGWPLPGYPGLQWGQSSLHKLLRRWKRQRPDVLYIATEGPLGLSALRAARRLAIPVVSGFHTNFQQYTGHYGFGLLTRALTNYLRWFHNRTQMTLVPSIGQKVELQRRDFERLALLARGVDSQLFHPGRRCDELRKHWGLGPDDMAVLHVGRLAAEKNLGLLVKAFRALQQAHPQRRMRLILVGDGPLHASLQAQLPDALFCGLQRGEALAMHYASGDLFLFPSLSETFGNVVLEALASSLGVVAFDQAAAAQHIHHGHNGLLARPGDENGFCEIACQALADAETLRRIRLNARRHASHLSWEGIVVQFEQHLRGAMQPQPEAGDNAELAPRAGETRH; from the coding sequence ATGGACGCTCCCACTCTGCATATCGCCCTGATCAGCGAAACCTTCCCGCCGGAAATCAACGGCGTCGCCAACACCCTCGGCCGCCTGGTCGATGGGCTGCGCAGCCGAGGCCACCGCGTGCAGCTGATACGCCCGCGGCAGGCGCACGACAGCGCACCACAGCCGGATCCCGAACTGCTGCTGACCCGCGGCTGGCCGCTGCCCGGCTACCCCGGCCTGCAGTGGGGCCAGTCGTCGCTGCACAAACTGCTCAGGCGCTGGAAACGCCAGCGCCCGGACGTGCTCTACATCGCCACCGAAGGCCCTTTGGGGCTCTCCGCCCTGCGTGCGGCAAGGCGCCTGGCGATTCCGGTGGTCAGTGGTTTTCACACCAATTTCCAGCAGTACACTGGGCACTATGGCTTCGGCCTGCTGACCCGCGCCCTGACCAACTACCTGCGCTGGTTTCACAACCGCACGCAGATGACCCTGGTGCCTAGCATCGGCCAGAAGGTGGAGCTGCAGCGCCGCGACTTCGAGCGCCTGGCCCTGCTCGCCCGCGGCGTCGACAGCCAGCTGTTCCACCCCGGCAGACGCTGCGACGAGCTGCGCAAGCACTGGGGCCTGGGGCCGGACGATATGGCGGTGCTGCATGTCGGGCGTCTGGCTGCGGAGAAGAACCTCGGTTTGCTGGTAAAGGCCTTTCGCGCCTTGCAGCAGGCGCACCCGCAAAGGCGCATGCGCCTGATCCTGGTCGGTGACGGGCCGCTGCACGCCAGTCTGCAGGCACAGTTGCCGGATGCCCTGTTCTGCGGGCTGCAGCGTGGCGAGGCGCTGGCCATGCACTACGCCTCGGGCGATCTGTTCCTCTTTCCCAGCCTGTCGGAAACCTTCGGCAACGTGGTGCTGGAAGCCCTGGCCTCGAGCCTTGGCGTCGTGGCCTTCGACCAGGCTGCCGCGGCCCAGCATATCCACCACGGTCATAACGGCCTGCTAGCCCGCCCTGGCGACGAAAACGGCTTCTGCGAAATCGCCTGCCAGGCGCTGGCAGATGCGGAAACGCTGCGTCGCATACGTCTGAATGCGCGCCGCCATGCCAGTCACCTCAGCTGGGAAGGCATCGTGGTGCAGTTCGAGCAGCATCTGCGCGGCGCCATGCAACCGCAGCCGGAAGCTGGCGACAACGCGGAGCTTGCACCCCGAGCGGGTGAAACCCGTCATTGA
- a CDS encoding SRPBCC family protein, translating into MAYNNDNAQAFRRDYRAAIHPLYNPWLHAAFVLTYGLLCMGLLWRTLDAVAAWQWLLVPATLVFFSWGEYQVHKRLGHNKTRFGRLFYKRHTGDHHSFFVETLMPYETPRDWRVILFPAWLIVLFSLPTFAAWWLLSHLDGNLAALFAGSMLLGYMSYELVHACEHLPAEHPVSRLPWIRQMRRLHALHHRRELMDSRNFGIVHPLMDWLYGTLYWEPQAIVQQNRQQHRILVARSAEQVLAYAAAPSHWPEWHPSSLRIYGREGALLTGERFEEDIHAGGRAGHLRWEVLEHQPARRWQASARGDHGLQLLLTYECLEVEGGCEFVRTLEYGFDSWLMRLANLLLMRRRIEGESQASLRALRQVLTRG; encoded by the coding sequence ATGGCTTACAACAACGACAACGCCCAGGCTTTTCGCCGCGATTACCGCGCCGCCATCCATCCGCTGTACAACCCCTGGCTGCATGCAGCCTTCGTCCTGACCTACGGTCTGCTGTGCATGGGCTTGCTGTGGCGTACGCTGGATGCGGTTGCCGCCTGGCAATGGCTGCTGGTGCCGGCCACGCTGGTGTTCTTCAGCTGGGGCGAGTATCAGGTGCACAAGCGTCTTGGCCACAACAAGACGCGCTTCGGCAGACTCTTCTACAAGCGCCATACGGGCGATCATCACAGCTTCTTCGTCGAGACGCTGATGCCGTACGAGACTCCGCGCGACTGGCGCGTGATCTTGTTTCCGGCCTGGCTGATCGTGCTGTTCAGCCTGCCGACCTTCGCCGCCTGGTGGCTGCTGTCTCACCTCGATGGCAACCTCGCCGCGCTGTTCGCCGGCAGCATGCTGCTGGGCTACATGAGCTACGAACTGGTGCATGCCTGCGAGCATCTGCCGGCCGAGCACCCGGTTTCGCGCTTGCCATGGATTCGCCAGATGCGCCGCCTGCATGCGCTGCACCACCGCCGCGAGCTGATGGATTCGCGCAACTTCGGCATCGTCCATCCGCTGATGGACTGGTTGTACGGCACGCTGTACTGGGAGCCGCAGGCGATCGTCCAGCAGAACCGCCAGCAGCACCGCATCCTTGTCGCGCGCTCTGCCGAGCAGGTGCTGGCCTACGCCGCCGCGCCGTCCCACTGGCCCGAGTGGCACCCGTCATCGCTGCGCATCTACGGGCGCGAAGGCGCCTTGCTCACCGGCGAGCGCTTCGAGGAAGACATTCACGCCGGCGGCCGCGCCGGGCATCTGCGCTGGGAAGTGCTCGAGCATCAGCCTGCCCGTCGCTGGCAGGCCAGTGCACGGGGCGATCATGGCCTGCAGTTGCTGCTGACCTACGAGTGCCTGGAGGTCGAGGGTGGCTGCGAGTTCGTGCGTACCCTCGAGTACGGTTTCGACAGCTGGCTGATGCGGCTGGCCAACCTGCTGCTGATGCGCAGGCGCATCGAGGGCGAGTCGCAGGCCTCGCTGCGCGCGCTGCGGCAGGTACTGACGCGCGGCTAG
- the cysZ gene encoding sulfate transporter CysZ has product MPAAPVLSGPQYLREGLKLVLSPGLRLFVLLPLAVNLILFATLIGFAVQQFGGWVDTFMPSLPSWLSFLQYILWPLFVVLVLLMVFFTFTLLANIIAAPFNGFLAEKVEVVVRGEDNFPAFSWAELMAMVPRTLGRELRKLAYFLPRALALLILSFIPVVNLIAAPLWLLFGVWMMAVQYIDYPADNHKMSWQDMLAWLREKRWQSLSFGGITYAALLVPGLNILMMPAAVAGATLFWVRERGAQG; this is encoded by the coding sequence ATGCCCGCCGCCCCCGTCCTGTCCGGCCCGCAATACCTGCGTGAAGGCCTGAAACTGGTACTCAGCCCAGGCTTGCGCCTGTTCGTGCTGCTGCCGCTGGCGGTCAACCTGATCCTCTTCGCCACGCTGATCGGTTTCGCCGTGCAGCAGTTCGGCGGTTGGGTCGATACCTTCATGCCCAGCCTGCCGAGCTGGCTGAGCTTTCTGCAGTACATACTCTGGCCACTGTTCGTGGTGCTGGTGCTGCTGATGGTGTTCTTCACCTTCACTCTGCTGGCCAACATCATCGCCGCGCCGTTCAACGGTTTTCTCGCCGAGAAGGTGGAGGTGGTGGTGCGCGGCGAGGACAACTTTCCCGCCTTCAGCTGGGCCGAGCTGATGGCCATGGTGCCGCGCACGCTTGGTCGCGAATTGCGCAAGCTGGCCTACTTCCTGCCGCGGGCACTGGCCCTGCTGATCCTCAGCTTCATTCCGGTGGTGAACCTGATCGCCGCGCCGCTGTGGCTGCTGTTCGGCGTGTGGATGATGGCGGTGCAGTACATCGACTACCCGGCCGACAACCACAAGATGAGCTGGCAGGACATGCTCGCCTGGCTGCGCGAGAAGCGCTGGCAGAGCCTGAGTTTCGGCGGCATCACCTACGCCGCCTTGCTGGTGCCGGGGCTGAACATCCTGATGATGCCAGCCGCAGTGGCCGGCGCCACGCTGTTCTGGGTGCGCGAGCGCGGCGCGCAGGGCTAG